Part of the Dehalococcoidia bacterium genome, GCGGAGGCTCGGCGGCTCCGCGACCGCCTGCACCAGCTCGACCGCCGCATCGGCAAGACCATGGAGGCTGTCGCGTCGGCGCGCATGAGCCGGGAGAAGCTGCGCACTCAGGGCCTCGCCCTCGCGCAGGAGCGCCTGAAAACGGAGGAGGACCTGCGCAACGCCGAGTGGCGCGCGGAGCACTACGCCTCAGCGGCGGAGCGGCGCAAGCAGCGCTCGGCCGCGATCGACAAGATCGCCTCTCGCTGGGAGTCGCTCTCCATGGAGGAGCGCCAGGACCTCCTGCGGGAAGTGCTCGATCGAGTCGTCGTTACCGACGACGAAGTCCGGCCCGTCCTTCGTCCTTGACCCCGCCAGCCGACCTCAACGACGGGCGCAAGGCCGACACCTGGGTCGTCTACTCTGACGGCGCCTCGAGGGGGAACCCCGGCCGCTCAGCCTACGGCGCCGTGGTCTATGACCCCGAGGGCCGGGAGCGCGCGAGGACATCGGACGTCATCGGGATTGCCACGAACAACGTGGCCGAGTACAGGGGCCTCATCGCGGGGTTAGAGGCCGCGCTCGCGCTCGGTGCCCGGCGCGTCGAAGTGCGGATGGACTCGGAGCTGGTGGTGCTGCAGGTGATCGGGCGGTATCGCGTTCGGAACCCGAAGCTCATCCCGTACCATCGCCGCGTGCTGGCCCTACGCTCGCAGTTCGACGAAGTCGTCTTTCGCCACGTGCCGCGAGACCAGAACCGAGTGGCCGATTCGCTGGCGAATCAGGCCCTGGACGCGGCACCGTAACCCGATGACGGATGTCGTCGCCATCCTCCTGGCCGCTGGGGAGTCCACACGCATGGGCCGCCCCAAGGCCTTGCTGCCCTGGGGCGGCCGCGCGTTGGTCGAGTGGCAGGTCGAGCAGCTGAAGCTGGCCGGATGCGGCCGCGTGATAGTGGTCACCGGCCACCGCGCAAGCGAGATCGAGCCCCTGGCCCGCTCTGCGGGAGCGGAAGTGGTCCTGAACGCCGCCTACAGGTCCGGGCGGGCGTCGTCGCTGCGTACCGGCGCGGACGCGGTCGAGGAGGCGGGCGCGGTCGTCGTGCTGAACGTCGACCAGCCGCGCCCGGCATGGGTCACGCGCCGCCTCGTCGATGCCTGGCGGCTGAGGAAAGCGCCCGTGGTCGTTCCCGACCATGGCGGCCGGCTCGGCCACCCGGTCCTCCTGGACGGCTCGCTCCTGCCCGACTTGAGGTCGGTCCGCGAGGAGACCCTCGGGCTGCGCGAGATCATCGAGCGTATGCGCGCGGAGACTGAGCCAGTAGCGTTCGACAATCGCGTCGTTATTGTCGACTTGAATACGCCAGAGGACTACGAGAACGCTTTAGCCGAATTCTATCGAGGCGCATGGGAGGAGACTTAAAGGCCGTTACAATCCGATTAATCGGCCGGCAAATGGTTCTGCCGAGGCCATCCAAACCGCGCTATCGCTTGACGGAGAACCTTAGGCTCCCCTAATCTCACGGCGACAACCGAAGACGCCGAGTCTCCAAGCGGAGAGCGGGGGACCCATTCGAGGGGTGAATGGTTAGCGCAAAACCAGGGGCCCACCTGTGGCCCTAACCCGTCAGAGGGCCTCGCAGGCGTAGGAAGGGCTCCCTCCTCGCGAGGGACTTTTCTTAGCCTCGAGCCAGGACGGGACGCGACGACCAGGGGCTACCTTTCGGTCCTAACCCGGCAGCTAACCTCGTAGGCGTATGAAAGGCGCTTCCTTCACCGAAAGGGGGCCCTTTGCGGTCTGAAGGCAGTACCTCCACGGCGCACCGGACCCAGCCCGGCCGGGACTGCCGATGGCAGTAGAACAACTTCCGGCCAGACTCCCACGCGAACTGCCGGCCCCCGGCGCATCTCGCGCCGCGGCTGCGGCAGTGCTGCGCACCATCCCCTTCGAAAGGGCCGTTCCCGCCGCCCAGCCCAGGCGCGCCGCCTACCTGACTACGCGGCTGCTGGAGATCATGCCCGGGGCGGCAGCCCTCATCCTGATCAGCTCACTCGTCTGGGGATACATCTGGTTCCCCCACCAGCTTGCCGTAGCCCTGCTAGCGTTCGACCTGTACTGGCTCTGGAAGTCCTGGACCATCGCCGTGCACGTGCGGAAGGGGATGCGGCGGATCGCCGAAGCGGAGTCGACAGACTGGCGGGCCGAATACCAGGCGGCGCTAAGCCGCCGCGGCGACGTCCTCCCCTGGGACGGCATCCGGCACGTGGTGCTCGTCCCCAACTACAGGGAGTCCATCGAGAAGCTGCGAGACACGTTGGCCGTCATGGCCGAAGCGCGTGGCGCCCGGTCGTCGGTCATCCCGGTGCTCGCCATGGAGGAAGCCGACCCCGACGCGCGCGCGAAGGCCGCCGTGCTGGTCGACGAGTTCTCAAGCCGCTTCGCCGACCTGCTGGTCACGTTTCACCCGGCAGACCTGCCCGGCGAGGTGCGCGGCAAGTCCTCGAACCAGGCCTGGGCGGCGCGCTGCGCTGTCGACGAGCTCGTCGGGCGCAAGGGCCTGAACCTCGACCTCCTCACGGTCACCAGTTGTGACGCGGACACGCAGTTCCACGCGAAGTACTTCGACTGCCTGACCTTCAAATTCGCCACCGACCCGCAGCGCTACCGGCGCTTCTGGCAGGCGCCGATCTTCTTCTACAACAACATCTGGCAGGTGCCCGCGCCGTTGCGCGTGCCCGACGCCCTGCAGGGGCTGGTCCACCTCAGCCGCCTCAGCCGCAAACGAAGGGTCCTCTTCTCCCAGTCCACCTACAGCCTCTCGATGCGCATGGCGCACGACGTCGGCTACTGGGACCGCGACGTGATCCCCGAGGACTGGCACATGTTCCTCAAGTGCTTCTACTCGCTCGGTGGAGAGGTCGACGTCGAGCCGATCTACCTGCCAGTCGGCAACGACGCGGCTCTCTCGCGAAACGCGAAGGCGACGGTGGTGAACCAGTACCTTCAGGTGCGACGCTGGGCCTGGGGCGCGGTCGACATCGCCTACGCGGTGAAGGAGGCCGTCCGCCGCCGGGAGGTACCCTTCCTGCGCCGCTTCCAGCGCGCCTGGTTCGTGATCGAGAACCACGTAACGTGGTCGACGCAGTGGTTCTTCATCACTCTCGGGGGCAACATCCCCTGGGTTATCGACCAGGTCTTCGGCACGGAGATCATGCCAGATTGGTTCTCGCTCTGGCCGAAGCTCATCCTGACGCCCTGCCTAGCCCTGTACCTGGACCTCATAATCTTCGACCACAGAATGCGGCCGCCGGCGCCAGCGTCCATGTCCCCGCGGCAGCGCGCCGCCTCCCTGGTGCATTGGCTCTTCTTGCCCGTAACAAGCTTCCTGTTCTCCGCGCTGCCCGCCCTGGACTCGCAGGTGCGCCTGATGCTGGGCAAGCGCATGGAGTACAGGGTCACCGAGAAGGTGTGAGAGACAGGCCGTAAAAGCACGGAACGGGATTCACGGACGGGGGAGACGGCGGATGTCCGTGCCGGCGCGCCTGCTTCCTCCGCCCTGGCCCGGACACTCTTGCCCGCTGGGGAACCGGGGGACGACCCCGGGCTCGAGTTACCTCCTGCTGCCCTGGTTCATGCTTTGGCTTAAGAGGGCTTGTCTGTAGAATCGGGCCTGGAGGTTGATTTGTACGGCATCGGCTTGGCTAAAGGCCTCTGGGTCACCCTGAAGCACCTCTTCCGGCCGCCCACCACCGTCCAGTTCCCCGAGGAGGTGCGGCCGTTCCCCGCCCGCGCGCGCACGAACCTCCTCTGGTTCGACGAGCGCTGCACCGGCTGCAGCACCTGCGCCCAGGCCTGCCCCGACGGCTGCATCCTGGTCGCGACGGAGCCGCGCGCCGACGGCAGTCTGACCAAGGTCCGCTACGAGATCGACTTCCGCATCTGCATGTACTGCGCCCTGTGCGTCGAGGCCTGCCCCTACGAGGCGATCCAGGCGGGCGGCACCTTCAGGGACGCCGTTTACTTCTTCGACGACATGTACCGCGACAAGTACGAGCTTACGCGCCTGGCTCACGCCTACCTGCGCAACAACAACTACACATACCCCAACGGCATGAAGGCGCCGAAGTCCGTCATCGATTTCATCGAGGCCGAGGCGGCTGGCTTGCCGGCGCCGCCTCCGGGCGGGACTCACGCCCAGATCCCGAGCCAGCCCCAGGTCAGCCGCGACCGCGCCGGCGCGCTGCCGGCCGCGGGGCGCCAGGGGGAGGCGCTGCGGCGTGGTTAAGTTCAGCCTGAACGGCGTAGAGGTGGAGGCGCCCGCGGGCGCACCCCTCGTCGAGGTCATCAAGCAGAACGGCATCTGGATCAGCAACCTCTGCTACATAGACGGCCTGCCGCCGTACGCAGGCTGTCGCACCTGCCTGGTCGAGATCGAAGGCGCGCGAGGCCTGCAGCTCGCCTGCACCAGCCGCGTCGCCGAGAACATGGTCGTGCGCACGGACACGGGCCAGGTCAAGGATGCCCGCCAGGCTGTGCTCTCGATCATCAACGCCAACCACTCCGACCGCTGCCTCACCTGCCACCGGCGTGTGCACTGCATGCCGGGCGACATCTGCCTGCGGGACGACAACGTCACCCACCGCTGCCTGACCTGCGCCAAGAATTATCGCTGCGAGCTCCAGAACACGAACGAGCTCCTGGAGATGGCCAACTACGAACCCTGGGTGGGCGAGGAACGCACCTACTACGAGAGCGAACAGCCGGAGGCTGACCGCGCCAACCCCTACCTGGAGTTCGACCCGCAGATGTGCATCATCTGCACGCGGTGCGTGCGTGCCTGCGACGAGATCCGTCATACCGGGGCGGTCACGCTGGCCGGCCGCGGCTTCTCGACGCGGATCGCCTTCGGCGCCGGCGGGGCGATCCACGAGTCCAACTGCGACTTCTGCGGCGCCTGCATCGACGTCTGCCCGACGGCGACGTTGCTCGAGAAGCCTAACAAGTGGATCGCGAAGAGCGAGACCTGGGTCTCGACCACCTGCAACAGCTGCAGCGTCGGCTGCACGCTGAGCATGGGCGTGCGCAACGGCCGCGTCGTTATGGTAAAGCCGGACCGCCTCAACCCCGTTAGCTGGGACCAGATCTGCGTCCGCGGACGCTTCCACTACGACGCCGTCAAGCCCCGGCAGCGCTTGACGCGCCACCTCGTGCGCCAGCCGGGCGGGACCTCCATGCCCTCCCCCTACGAGGCAACGCTCAGCCATGCCGCTGAAGAGCTCGCCGGCGTCATCCAACGCCACGGCCCCGCGTCCGTCGGCGTGCTCGTCGGTCCCTGGGCCACCAACGAGGAGGCCTACCTGGCGCAGAAGCTGGCCCGGACCGTGATCGGCACCGAGAGCATCGACTCTACCGCCGGCCCCGTGACGGCAGCCGTATCCGCCGCCCTGACCGAGGCCTTCGGAACGGACGCGCTCCCGTCAGACATGACCCGCCTTCAGACGGCTCAGACCATCGTCGTGGTCGCCGACGACCTCGAATCCAGCCACAACATCGCCGCGCTGCGCATCAAGGACGCGGTCGTCCGTGCCGGCGCCAGCCTTGTGGTGATCAGCTCGCGATACGGCGAGGTCTGCGACTTCATCAACCCGCCGCCTGCCGGCGCGATCATGCCTTCGCCGGTGCGCAGGCCCCCCGCGGACCAGATGGGCGTCTGGCTGCGGCCGTCGCCCGCCGGCGAGGCCGTGACCGTGGCGGCCCTGGGCCGGGCGCTCGCCGCCAACCTGGCAGGAGTCCCGGGCGCGGATATCGCCAGCTCAGGGCCGGCGGAGGCGCCGGGCGTATCCACGGAGGACCTGGCGAAGGCGTCCTCGATCCTCCAGCGCGCGGCCCACTCCGATATGCCCCTGGCCATCGTCTACGCGCCGAACCCGGCCTCGGTCGCCGCCGCCGCGGAGACCGCGCGCGCGGTCGCGAACCTGGCGGTGCTCTGCCGGCGAGATAACGCGGCGGAGTCTCTGATCGTTTTGCCCGTCGAGGCCAACGTCAACGGGATCCGAGATATGGGCGCCGTCCCGGGGGCTGGCGGGCTCGCCCTCGACCGCATGCTCCGGGAGGTCAAGGGCCTGGTCGTCGTCGGAGACAACCCGGCGATGTTCGCGCGCGACAGCGATGAGGTCCGCAAGGCGCTGGAGGCGCTGGAGTGCTTGATCGCCATCGATTCGGTGCAGTCCGACACCGTGAAGCTGGCGCACTTCGCCTTCGCGGACCTGCCTGCTTACGGCAAGGAAGGCACCTTTACCACTGCCGATCGCCGCGTCGCCAGGCTGAGCCGGGCCGAAAGCGCGACCGGCGACCAGCGCGACTGCCTCGTTATCCTCAGCGAACTGGGCGAAGCTCTGGCATCCCGCCTCGGCAACCAGGCCGCGCTGCCGAAGGAAGCGGCCGCCGTGATGGCCGAAATCGCCGCCGCCGTGCCCGGATACGCCGGCGCCAGGTACGAGCGCCTCCAGTCGGGCGTGACGCGGGCCCTGCCAGCGTCGCCGTCCCGCGCCCGCGTGCAGGAGCCGCTGGTGGCGCCGCCGCCCGTAACGAACAGCGCCTTCGTGCTCACCACGGCCCGGACCCTTTACACGAGCCTGGAGGGGGCCGCGATGCGCTCGCCGGAGGCCGACAAGCTGCACCGGGAGGAGTTTCTGGAGATGAACCCCGCGGACGCCGCGGCGCTGGGTATCGGCCAGAACCGGCCCGTAATCGTCCAGAACGGCGGCCGTGAGTTCACGCTCTCGGCCGCGCTCACGGACGCGGTAGCTCCCGGCTCCGTCTTCCTTCCCCTCTACTACGACGGTGGCCTCGTAAACGCCCTCCTCCACGCCGACGGCGCCGTGCCCACTACCGTCACCGTCCGCCCGGCATAGCTCCTCGCCCGCGCGGCGCGCGGCGTCTCATGGCCCTGCCCGGTAAGCCGGGCACTGCTTTGTTAGAATGCTCGCGTGAGCGAGACTAGTCCCGACGGCGCCAGCCCCGAGGGCGACCCCGAGGAGATGGTCGAGGTCGCGCGGGCGCATGACCGTCTCGAGTCCACCATCTGGACGCGGCACCTCGAGGACATGGGGATCCAGGTTCGGACGGAAACGAAGGGCGGCATAATCCGGGCGATTCTTTACCTGGGACGCGTCCCGGTGGCGGTCTACGTGCCACGCAAGGACTACGATAGGGCTCACGAGTTTTTGAAGAAGTTCCGTTTCATCTAGCGATGCGCGTACCGATATTCCCGCTCGACCTCGTCGCCTTCCCCGGCTCAATGATCCCCTTGAACATCTTCGAAGACCGCTACAAGGTCATGGTCCAGAAGCTGTTGCGGGACCGGGAGCGCTTCGGGATCTGCCTGATCAAGGAAGGCAGGGTCGAACGCGGGCCCCTCGGCACGCCTCACGGCGTCGGCACCCTGGCGCGCATCATCCAGATCGAGGAGCAGGCGACGGGGAACTACCACCTCCTGGCGCGCGGCGAAGACCGCTTCCGCATCACCGCCCTGGACCGAAAGAGCGAGCCCTATCTGGTCGCCGACGTGGAGCTGTTCCCGGACGAGCCGGCGCCGCCGCCGGCCCTGGCGATGGTGGCGGCGCGCGTAGCGGCGCTGTTCGACGAGTACTACCGCATCCTTGTGGCGATCAGCGGCGGCTGGCAGCGCGAGGCCGCACCGGGGGAGCGGACCTGGACCTGGGACCTGCCACAACTGGCGGACCGCCACAAGACGCTGATGGAAAGCCGGGCCGCGGCAACCGGCGAGGAGGAGCAGGTGCGCACCCTTCGCCTCCCTAGCCTGCCGGAGGACCCATCGACGCTGTCATTCACAGTCGCCTCTGAGCTGGCCCTGGCGAACGAGGTCAAGCAGGACCTCCTCGAGGCGCCGTCCGTGCTGGCGCGACTGCAGCGTGAGGCGGAGGTGCTCACCCGCGAGCTACCGGCGCTGGAGCAGCGCCTTCAGATGCAGAACCGCCAGCGCTTCAGCGGCTTCGGCGCCCTCAACTGACGTCATCGCCCTCATGCCCCGCCGACCCGCGGGGCGCTGCCGGGAGCGTCTGCTGCGCCGCGGGCAAGCGCGCCTGCGGCGCGAAGGATTGCGCGGTGGGCTCGCAGCACGGGGCGGATCAGGACGGCGCTACAATGCCCCCGTGAGCCTTAGTCCCGTACCCGTCGCCGCAATCGAGGAGTTGAAGCGCGCCCTCTCGCCGGACCGCGTCCTCAGTGAGCCCGGAGACCTCGTCGTCTTCGAATACGACGGCACCATCGAGCGCGGCGTGCCTCAGGTCGTGGTGTTTCCCGACACCGTCGAGGAGGTCTCGGCCGCGGTGCGCATAGCCGGCAAATACGGCCTGCCGGTCGTCCCGAGGGGCGCTGGAACAGGCCTCAGCGGCGGCGCGGTCGCGGCCGTGGGCGGCGTGCTCGTCGTGCTCACGCGCATGAAGCGCATCCTCGAGGTCGATGTCCAGAACATGACCGCGCTCGTCGAACCCGGCGTCGTGAACCTCGACCTCAGCAAGGCGGTCGCAAAACACGGCCTCTACTACGCACCCGACCCGTCCAGCCAGCGCGCCTGCACTATAGGCGGCAACGTGGCGGAGAACGCCGGCGGCCCGCACTGCCTCGCTTACGGCGTGACGACGAACCATGTCCTCGGCCTCGAGCTGGTGCTCGCGGACGGAACCGTGGTCTGGGCCGGCGGCGGTGTGCGCGACCTGCCCGGCTATGACCTCACCGGCCTGGTCGTCGGCTCAGAGGGTACTCTTTGCATAGTCACGAAGGCGCTGGTGCGCCTGATGCGTATCCCGGAGTCGACGCGGACGCTCCTGGCGATCTTCGAC contains:
- a CDS encoding molybdopterin-dependent oxidoreductase; this translates as MVKFSLNGVEVEAPAGAPLVEVIKQNGIWISNLCYIDGLPPYAGCRTCLVEIEGARGLQLACTSRVAENMVVRTDTGQVKDARQAVLSIINANHSDRCLTCHRRVHCMPGDICLRDDNVTHRCLTCAKNYRCELQNTNELLEMANYEPWVGEERTYYESEQPEADRANPYLEFDPQMCIICTRCVRACDEIRHTGAVTLAGRGFSTRIAFGAGGAIHESNCDFCGACIDVCPTATLLEKPNKWIAKSETWVSTTCNSCSVGCTLSMGVRNGRVVMVKPDRLNPVSWDQICVRGRFHYDAVKPRQRLTRHLVRQPGGTSMPSPYEATLSHAAEELAGVIQRHGPASVGVLVGPWATNEEAYLAQKLARTVIGTESIDSTAGPVTAAVSAALTEAFGTDALPSDMTRLQTAQTIVVVADDLESSHNIAALRIKDAVVRAGASLVVISSRYGEVCDFINPPPAGAIMPSPVRRPPADQMGVWLRPSPAGEAVTVAALGRALAANLAGVPGADIASSGPAEAPGVSTEDLAKASSILQRAAHSDMPLAIVYAPNPASVAAAAETARAVANLAVLCRRDNAAESLIVLPVEANVNGIRDMGAVPGAGGLALDRMLREVKGLVVVGDNPAMFARDSDEVRKALEALECLIAIDSVQSDTVKLAHFAFADLPAYGKEGTFTTADRRVARLSRAESATGDQRDCLVILSELGEALASRLGNQAALPKEAAAVMAEIAAAVPGYAGARYERLQSGVTRALPASPSRARVQEPLVAPPPVTNSAFVLTTARTLYTSLEGAAMRSPEADKLHREEFLEMNPADAAALGIGQNRPVIVQNGGREFTLSAALTDAVAPGSVFLPLYYDGGLVNALLHADGAVPTTVTVRPA
- a CDS encoding NADH-quinone oxidoreductase subunit I — encoded protein: MYGIGLAKGLWVTLKHLFRPPTTVQFPEEVRPFPARARTNLLWFDERCTGCSTCAQACPDGCILVATEPRADGSLTKVRYEIDFRICMYCALCVEACPYEAIQAGGTFRDAVYFFDDMYRDKYELTRLAHAYLRNNNYTYPNGMKAPKSVIDFIEAEAAGLPAPPPGGTHAQIPSQPQVSRDRAGALPAAGRQGEALRRG
- a CDS encoding ribonuclease HI family protein; translation: MTPPADLNDGRKADTWVVYSDGASRGNPGRSAYGAVVYDPEGRERARTSDVIGIATNNVAEYRGLIAGLEAALALGARRVEVRMDSELVVLQVIGRYRVRNPKLIPYHRRVLALRSQFDEVVFRHVPRDQNRVADSLANQALDAAP
- a CDS encoding DUF2007 domain-containing protein, translating into MSETSPDGASPEGDPEEMVEVARAHDRLESTIWTRHLEDMGIQVRTETKGGIIRAILYLGRVPVAVYVPRKDYDRAHEFLKKFRFI
- a CDS encoding nucleotidyltransferase family protein, producing MTDVVAILLAAGESTRMGRPKALLPWGGRALVEWQVEQLKLAGCGRVIVVTGHRASEIEPLARSAGAEVVLNAAYRSGRASSLRTGADAVEEAGAVVVLNVDQPRPAWVTRRLVDAWRLRKAPVVVPDHGGRLGHPVLLDGSLLPDLRSVREETLGLREIIERMRAETEPVAFDNRVVIVDLNTPEDYENALAEFYRGAWEET
- a CDS encoding LON peptidase substrate-binding domain-containing protein, yielding MRVPIFPLDLVAFPGSMIPLNIFEDRYKVMVQKLLRDRERFGICLIKEGRVERGPLGTPHGVGTLARIIQIEEQATGNYHLLARGEDRFRITALDRKSEPYLVADVELFPDEPAPPPALAMVAARVAALFDEYYRILVAISGGWQREAAPGERTWTWDLPQLADRHKTLMESRAAATGEEEQVRTLRLPSLPEDPSTLSFTVASELALANEVKQDLLEAPSVLARLQREAEVLTRELPALEQRLQMQNRQRFSGFGALN